CCGGGAGCGATCATCTCTGAGGTTGCGCGTGATGCTGGGGTTCACGTTAGCCAGCTCTTCGTTGGCGCAAAGAGCTCTGCAGGATCGAGAAGCCGAACATCGAGACGGCAACACCTTGGTGCCGGTGATCGTTGCCGAAACCGCGCTGGCCGTCCCTGCTGTACAACCGGGACTGCCCCGACATCCCCATTCTCGTCGGAAGCGAAGCGATGTAACGATCGAACTTGGACGTGGCCGCAGTATCCGCGTTGATAGTGACATCGATACCGAAGCGCTTGCACGTATTCTCGACTGCGTGATGGGGCTCAGATGATCCCGCTCCCTGCTGGGGTGAGGGCGCTACTTACGCCGGCGAAAATCCGTTTTCGCAAAGATCCCGCAGCTCCCCCGGAGCGAGATGATCAAGCGAAAGCTCCGGCAGCAGGTCATTGTCAGCTTCCAGGTTGCGCGCGACCGACGCGGTGAAGATGCGAATACCGGCTTCATGGAGGATGGCAGGACGGTTGACGATGCGGCCAAGAAGGACCGTCGGTAAAAGACCAAAGGGCACATCCTCGAAGATGTAGCGGCTGTCGATGGAGGAAGGTCCCATCCCGCCTCGTCCCTCGCGATGCATCTGCTGGTTCATTTCCGACACAGAGGCGAGGGGTACATGAAAGGAGAGAGAAAAGTGCTCTCGGACCGTCTTCACCCCAAGGCCAAAGCTCTCCGCGATTGAGAGTCGCTCGGCGTCGAGCGCTTCGATCAACTGCCCGACTGCCGGGGTCACATGCTCACCCTGTCCCCAGCTCTCTGCCTTTTCCATCCGTGTCAGATTGAGCAATGCGATCCCGAGGTGATTTTGCGGATTGAGGTTTGAGAGCGCGATAGCGAGCAAACCGTCGCGTTCGACGAAACGATCACCGAAGAGTTCAGTGCACAGGCTATGACCCTCCTGAGCTGCAGACTTCGGCAAGGTGGCAAAGTCCACCTTCTGGCGAATGGTGTTCACAACGACGCTGTGCCCGTCCGGCTGACGGCGCGCCGTCAGAAGCGTCGTCCCCCAGGCG
This genomic interval from Agrobacterium fabrum str. C58 contains the following:
- a CDS encoding NAD/NADP octopine/nopaline dehydrogenase family protein — encoded protein: MRIAILGAGSIAYGVAAFLAEAGHSPSLWSPSGRSGKPLSQGEPLTATGALDFVGPVEVAASCEAAISDADAVIIAMPANGHRAAIDAALPHLRSGLPVIISSHSSFGALYLSKRLAERQLDLPIIAWGTTLLTARRQPDGHSVVVNTIRQKVDFATLPKSAAQEGHSLCTELFGDRFVERDGLLAIALSNLNPQNHLGIALLNLTRMEKAESWGQGEHVTPAVGQLIEALDAERLSIAESFGLGVKTVREHFSLSFHVPLASVSEMNQQMHREGRGGMGPSSIDSRYIFEDVPFGLLPTVLLGRIVNRPAILHEAGIRIFTASVARNLEADNDLLPELSLDHLAPGELRDLCENGFSPA